The Pirellulales bacterium DNA segment GGTTCTCGATCAATCGCAACTCGACTTCATCGCCACCGGGCAGGACGTCGACATCAAGCTGGACCATTTGCCGCTCGACAAATTCCAGGGGCGAATCGTGACCATCGCTTCGGAGGATATGAAGGTCACGCCCAAGAACTTGTCCAACAAAGCCGGTGGCGAACTGCCGTCGAAAACGGACGAATCGGGCGTCGAGCGCCCCTGGAGCCCATCGTACCAGGCCCTGGTCTTTCCACTGGAGGGACCCGATGACCTCTTGCGCAGCGGCTTACGCGGCCGGGCGAAGATTCACGCCCGCTGGCAGACGGTCGCCCAGCGCGCCTGGCGTCTGATCGGTAATACGTTCAACGTTCGCCTGTAGCCAGATTCTTGCAGCACCGGTCAATTCTCACCACGGCCGCGGCAATATCGCCGGTGCTCCGGGCCGCAATCCCAGGCGCTCTTCCCGATACGCCGGCAACGCGTCGATCGGCGGCAATTCCGTCGCTGTCAGGCTCTCGGCCGAGCCCGGGGCGTGATCCGCCTCTGGTAGCGCCACGGCGAACTCGTCGATGACTTGATCATCGAGATCGAGCACGCGCACCGCCAGATGATCGGCGTAAACGTCGACCAGGCCGTAGTGATTCTTGCCCGCGGTGAACGAGGCCGTTATGGCCTCGGGCTCGGCGGCCGCATACAGGTTCGGGGCGCCCCCGCCGCTGACCACGTAAGTGATGCCGTCGAGCGGCTTGGTGCGCTCGTAGTAATGGTTGTGCCCACAGAGGACGAGCGTCGCGTCCGAATGTTTCAGCGCGCCGTGCGTCCACAGGCGGAACAAATACATGTTCGCCCAGTCACGGTTGCTGGCCGTGAAAATCGGCCGGTGCTGACAGACAACCGTCGGCCCCGGATGTCGCGACAGTTCCCATTTCAAGAACTTCGCCTGCTCAGTGCCTGGCAGGGGAAA contains these protein-coding regions:
- a CDS encoding metallophosphoesterase, with the translated sequence MAIVWAWSVVSPSIDEVPTFDSTHGEKLWSFGFVGDTHAGQDTTERIFAKLGEAKLEFVLHLGDLVDRGDSDEQWEYVLGEAARQRLRLMPVVGNHDKERCYDDRGEIRFRQYFSHLPRTFYHFQHRGLNFVMLNSERFPLPGTEQAKFLKWELSRHPGPTVVCQHRPIFTASNRDWANMYLFRLWTHGALKHSDATLVLCGHNHYYERTKPLDGITYVVSGGGAPNLYAAAEPEAITASFTAGKNHYGLVDVYADHLAVRVLDLDDQVIDEFAVALPEADHAPGSAESLTATELPPIDALPAYREERLGLRPGAPAILPRPW